The following are from one region of the Chanos chanos chromosome 10, fChaCha1.1, whole genome shotgun sequence genome:
- the LOC115822578 gene encoding protein ADP-ribosylarginine hydrolase-like, translating to MAEDRPLEERYKACMVLSGAADALGYNHGNWEFDRDGESVHREVAEMGGVSKLDVKDFPVSDDTVMHLATAEALVETGDGASLKDLYLALVKKYIHCMNDMDGRAPGITCISSTNQLRSMGGTTWQIPFNRGGGGCGAAMRAMCIGLRFPWPEQEDLLVAVSVESGRMTHHHPTGYLGALAAALFTAYAVRGQPPVEAWGSGLMQVLEKAKEYVKRSKHCVKENLAHWKYFEEKWGDYLEERGILDGTGKPQFPANYGVKLRDRFYSSVSFRGVSGSSGHDAPMIAYDALLCAGDSWVKLADHGFFHGGDSDSTAAIAAAWWGALYAFRDVPKSNYKGLEYRDRLTKLGEKLYMLRGKPLLAEDPCLSNQQ from the exons ATGGCAGAAGATCGTCCACTCGAAGAGAGATACAAAGCCTGCATGGTGCTCAGTGGTGCTGCTGATGCTTTGGGTTACAACCACGGCAACTGGGAGTTCGATCGTGACGGGGAGTCCGTCCACAGAGAAGTGGCTGAAATGGGTGGTGTTAGCAAACTGGACGTCAAGGATTTTCCTGTAAGTGATGACACTGTGATGCATCTGGCTACAGCAGAGGCTTTGGTAGAGACTGGAGACGGGGCCTCTCTCAAAGACCTGTATCTGGCCCTGGTGAAAAAGTACATTCATTGTATGAACGACATGGATGGAAGGGCACCAG GCATCACTTGCATTAGTAGTACAAATCAACTTCGTAGTATGGGTGGCACCACATGGCAAATCCCTTTCAACCGTGGCGGAGGAGGATGTGGAGCAGCTATGAGAGCCATGTGCATTGGCCTGCGTTTTCCATGGCCTGAACAGGAGGACCTGCTGGTGGCTGTGAGTGTAGAGAGCGGGAGGATGACTCACCACCATCCAACAGGTTACCTGGGGGCCTTGGCCGCAGCCCTCTTCACAGCCTATGCAGTGAGGGGTCAGCCCCCAGTAGAGGCCTGGGGCAGTGGCTTGATGCAAGTCCTGGAGAAAGCCAAGGAGTACGTGAAGCGGTCAAAGCACTGTGTGAAGGAAAACCTGGCACACTG GAAGTACTTTGAGGAAAAGTGGGGAGACTATTTGGAGGAAAGAGGCATCCTTGATGGTACGGGAAAACCTCAGTTTCCTGCCAATTATGGTGTTAAACTGAGGGATAGATTCTACAGCTCTGTCAGCTTCCGTGGAGTGAGTGGTTCCAGTGGGCATGATGCACCAATGATAGCCTATGATGCTCTCTTATGTGCGGGTGACTCCTGGGTTAAGTTGGCCGACCATGGCTTCTTTCATGGTGGCGACAGTGATTCCACAGCTGCCATCGCGGCTGCCTGGTGGGGAGCTCTCTACGCCTTCCGTGATGTTCCAAAGTCAAATTATAAGGGGCTAGAATATCGTGACCGTTTGACCAAGTTGGGAGAGAAGCTATACATGTTAAGGGGGAAGCCTCTCCTTGCTGAAGATCCATGCCTGTCAAATCAACAGTAA
- the LOC115822579 gene encoding protein ADP-ribosylarginine hydrolase-like, whose translation MAEDRPLEERYKACMVLSGAADALGYNHGNWEFNRDGESIHREVAEMGGVSKLDVKDFPVSDDTVMHLATAEALVETGDGASLKDLYLALVKKYIHCMNDMDGRAPGITCLSSTNRLQRMGGTTWQIPFNRGGGGCGAAMRAMCIGLRFPWPEQEDLLVAVNVESGRMTHHHPTGYLGALAAALFTAYAVRGQPPVEAWGSGLMQVLEKAKEYVKRSEYCVEENLAHWKYFEEKWRGYLEKRGILDGTGKPQFPANYGVRVRERFYSSVSFRGEGGSSGHDAPMIAYDALLCAGDSWVKLADHGFFHGGDSDSTAAIAAAWWGALYGFRDVPKSNYKGLEYRDRLTKLGEKLYMLRGKPLLAEDPCLSNQQ comes from the exons ATGGCAGAAGATCGTCCACTCGAAGAGAGATACAAAGCCTGCATGGTGCTCAGTGGTGCTGCTGATGCTTTGGGTTACAACCACGGCAACTGGGAGTTCAACCGTGACGGGGAGTCCATCCACAGAGAAGTGGCTGAAATGGGTGGTGTTAGCAAACTGGACGTCAAGGATTTTCCTGTAAGCGATGACACTGTGATGCATCTGGCTACAGCAGAGGCTTTGGTAGAGACTGGAGACGGGGCCTCTCTCAAAGACCTGTATCTGGCCCTGGTGAAAAAGTACATTCATTGTATGAACGACATGGATGGAAGGGCACCAG GCATCACTTGCCTTAGTAGTACAAATCGACTTCAGCGTATGGGTGGCACCACATGGCAAATCCCTTTCAACCGTGGCGGAGGAGGATGTGGAGCAGCTATGAGAGCCATGTGCATTGGCCTGCGTTTTCCATGGCCTGAACAGGAGGACCTGCTGGTGGCTGTGAATGTAGAGAGCGGGAGGATGACTCACCACCATCCAACAGGTTACCTGGGGGCCTTGGCCGCAGCCCTCTTCACAGCCTATGCAGTGAGGGGTCAACCCCCAGTAGAGGCCTGGGGCAGTGGCTTGATGCAAGTCCTGGAGAAAGCCAAGGAGTACGTGAAGCGGTCAGAGTACTGTGTGGAGGAAAACCTGGCACACTG GAAGTACTTTGAGGAAAAGTGGAGAGGCTATTTGGAGAAAAGGGGCATCCTTGATGGTACAGGAAAACCTCAGTTTCCTGCCAATTATGGGGTTAGAGTGAGGGAAAGATTCTACAGCTCTGTCAGCTTCCGTGGAGAGGGTGGTTCCAGTGGGCACGATGCACCAATGATAGCCTATGATGCTCTCTTATGTGCGGGTGATTCCTGGGTTAAGTTGGCCGACCATGGCTTCTTTCATGGTGGCGACAGTGATTCCACAGCTGCCATCGCGGCTGCCTGGTGGGGAGCTCTCTACGGCTTCCGTGATGTTCCCAAGTCAAATTATAAGGGGCTAGAATATCGTGACCGTTTGACCAAGTTGGGAGAGAAGCTATACATGTTAAGGGGGAAGCCTCTCCTTGCTGAAGATCCATGCCTGTCAAATCAACAGTAA